From Nocardia sp. NBC_00416:
CCCTCGACGTCCGGATTCGCACGCTGCGGCTACGGCGTGCGGTGTTGCGGGCGGTCGCCCAGCGAGAGTCGAACCCTCAGGAGATGGATCTGATGCACAAACTGGTGAACCTTTCGGAAGCCGAACGGCACCGCCTCGTCCACGATTTCGTCGACGACACGTTCGGAACCGCCGACGCCGCCCCCGCCGTCGTGGAGTTGCTGCGGTCGAGCATGCCGGACCTTCCGGCCGACCCGACCACCGGTCAGGTCGCGGCGTGGATGGAACTGGTGGAGCTGGTACAGGACGAGGATTTCCGGGCCGCGGTGCGCCGGATGGCCGAATACCAGGCGAAGGAGCGTGCCGCCGGAGACGACACCGGGCTGCACCACGAGCTGACCGAAGCCGTGCGCGAGGCGGTGGGCCGGGCACTCGCGACCGGAATCGAGCCGGACTCGGATTCGGCGGTGCCGGTCGTCGACCTGCTCACCGCTCGATATGCCGAGACTTTCGGCAGAGCGGATGACAGCGAGTTGCGATCCTGGATCCTCGAGCGGTTGGTAGTGGCCGACGACTCGCGGGTGACGCGGTACTGGCAGCTGGTGTCGACGATCAACGGTTGGGCCCCGCTGCCGGACCTGGGGCCGGTCTTCGCCTGGTTCGGCCGGGCATTGCGCGCATCGCTGCGACACCGCTGAACTACTGTCCGGGGCGGCGGCATCAGGCGAACGAGTTGGTGGGCCTGGGTATTCAAAAGATACGGTCGATGCCGCCCTGCTGGAGGTGGCGAAATGTCTCGAGCGGGCGCGCGCGATCAATGCGCTGGGCAAAATAGCTGAGCAGGACGGTCCGCTGCGCCTCCGCGCACCCGGGCGATCAGCGGATTAGCATCCAGGCCGTCGGTCGACGCTGTCGCGCTTCGGGTGACAGCGGAGCGGCCGTTCAGCCTCCGGAAAGCAGGTCGATGAAAACTGTGTTCGCGCTGCTCGCCCGATTCGGTGTGGTTCTCGCATTCCTCGGTTGCGGTTCGGTCGTCGCGCCGACCGCAATCGCGCACGCCGACCTCGCGGCGGCGAATCCCGTCCTGGTCATCGGCGGTTTCGACGCGGACCGCGGCATTCTGGAGAGCCTTCGATCGGAGCTGTCCGGGCGGGGCTACACCGCGTACTCGATGGTGTTGCCCGGGGTGCCCGCCGGATCGTCGGGAACCGTCTCCATCGCCGAGTCCGCGGCCGTGATCGCCGACCGAGTCGCCGAGATCCGGCGGAGCACCGGCGGCGGGCGGGTCGATCTGGTCGGCCACTCCATGGGCGGGCTGGCACAGCGGTACTACGTGAAATCGCTGGGCGGACGCGAGTCGGTGGGGACCTATCTCGACTTCGGCACCCCGAACTACGGCGAACCCCTGGGGAATCTCTGCGCGCCCGTGTTCCCCGGATGCGGCGATATCGCACCGGGGTCGGCGTTTCTGCGGGAGCTGAACACGCCGCCGGCCCTGCCGCCCGGGCTCCCCGCCTACCACCTGTACTCGGAGAACGAGGGTCCCGAACGCGAACCGCTGCCGGGGGCCGTCAACGCGAGTGTCCAGCAGTTCTGCCCCGGACGCCACGTGGTGCATCGAGATGAACCGCAGGACAAGGCATTTCAGGATCTGATCGATTCCGCACTGCGCGGTGGTCCTCTCGCGACCGACTGTCCGCGGCAGTTCTTCCTCAGCTCCCGGCCGTCTCCGCTCGCGCTGGACTCAATGAACTCGAGAATCGGCTGAAGCGGCAGCCGGTCACTGCCGAACCCGGCAGCAGTCGGGGCGCGTGAACCCAGAGTCACGCAGACCTGTGGCGTGCCGGATCGGCCCATCGCGACACCCGCGATTTCATCGGGAAGCAGGCGGCCGACGATCTCTGGCGAAATCGTCGGCCGCCGCGTGGATCGGTCGGGTCACTCGGCGTAGGTGAGTTCCACGTCTCCCAGCACCGGCGCGTCCGCGCGGTCGACGGCCGTGGCACTGATGGTCAACCGGCCCGGTTCCCGCCAGATCCGCGACCGCAGCGTCTCCCCGGGAAACAGCACTCCCGCGAACCGGGCCTTGAAACCGGTAACCCGGTCGGCGGCCGAATCCAGCACTGTGTCGGTGGCGGTTTTGCAGATGATCCCGTATGTGCACAGGCCGTGCAGGATCGGCGCCGGGAAGCCCGCGCCCTTCGCGAATTCCGGGTCCGAGTGCAGCGGGTTGCGGTCGCCGCAGAGCCGGTACAGCAGGGCCTGTTGCGGCAGGGTCGCGGTGGTGACGTCGAAATCCGGTTCCCGGTCTGGCTGTCCGGCCTTGCTGCTCGGGCCGCGTTCCCCGCCGAATCCGCCTTCGCCGCGGGCGAAGATCGAGGACCGTTCGGTCCACAGGGCCTCGCCGTCGGAACCGGTGACCGTGAACTCCTGCACGATCACCGCGTTCGAACCCTTGTCCCAGAGTTCGCTGATCCGGCCGGTCCGGGTCGCTTTACCGGCGGACGGAATGGGGCGGTGCACCTGGATCTCCTGAGATCCGTGCACCACCTTGGCGAGATCGATATCGACGCCCGGGAACTTCACCTTCGGCGGGTCCGTTTCGCGGAGGGTGTGCGCGACGGTGGCGAAGGTGGGCAGCACCTGTGGTTCCCGGTCGTCGAGGTAGCGCAGTTCGGCGGGGTCGGTCCAGCGGTGGCCCGCGCCGATACCCAGGTGGTACAGCTGGACATCGGTGGCGGTCCAGGAGAATTCCTTGCTCGGGAGCTCTGCTCCCAGCGCGATTTTCGGATCGATGGACATGCGGATCTCCTCGAACTGCTCAGGCCGCGTTCTTCGTACGGTCGATGATGTCGTGGACCGCGAGGTAGCCGAAGGCGATCGCGGGTCCGATGGTGGCGCCGGGGCCCGCGTAAGTGTGGCCCATCACCGGGGTGGAGACGTTGCCGGAGGCGTAGAGGCCCTCGATCGGAGTGCCGTCCTCACGTAACACCCTGGCGGCCGTGTCGGCGACCAGGCCGCCCTTGGTGCCGAGGTCGCCGGGCACCATCTTGGCCGCGTAGAACGGGCCCTGGACCAGCGACGCGAGGCAGGGGTTGGGTTTGACGGTCGGGTCGCCGTAGTACCGGTCGTACTGGCTGTCGCCGCGGCCGTAGTCCTCGTCCTCACCGGATTCGGCGAAGGCGTTGAAACGCTCCACGGTGGCGGCGAGCTTCTCGGCGGGCACCCCGATCTTCTCGGCCAGCTCGTTCAGGGTGGCGGCCTTGACGATGAGGTCGTTCTCCATCCAGCGCGACGGGAATTTCAGGCCCGGCTGGAGGCTGGCGAACATGTACCGGTTGCGGTAGCGCTGATCGAAGACCAGCCAGGTGGGGATGTTCTCGCCGGGACCCTCACCCTGCCCGTACTCGCCGCCGTACATGGTGTGGACCGCCTCCACGTAGGGCGCCGATTCGTTCCCGAACCGCTCGCCCCGCGGGTTGATCATGATCGAGCCGGGCAGGTTGCGCTCGGACAGCGCGAACCAGGGTTTACCGCCTTTGAAGATGGTCGGACCCCACCACGCGTCCTCCATGAAACCGATCGCCGCACCCGCGTCCATCCCGGCGACGATGCCATCACCGGTATTGGTGGCGGCGCCGGTCGTCCACTCAGTGGTGATCGGCTCGCGCTGGTACTTCGCCCGCATCTCGGCATTGTGTTCGAAGCCGCCGCTGCCGAGCACCACGCCGCGACGGGCGGTGAAGGTGACAGTCTCACCGTTGTGGGTGGCCTCCACGCCGGTGACCTTGCCGTTCTCGACGATCAGCTTGGTCATGGGGGTATCGAGCAGCAGTGGCACGTTCGCATCCATGAGGCCCTTGCGCATGCCCGCGATCACGGCCTGGCCCATCACCATCAGATGTTTGTTGGTGAACTTGGCCCAGTAGGTGCGCACCCCGACCCGCAGGGCCCGTAGCGCCCCCTTCGGATGCCGTCGGATCAGGTTCAACCGGACGAAGTCGGCCTGGGTGACCGCCACGTTCAGCGGGGCCTTCGAATAGGGCGGGTGGATATTGAAGCGCTCCTCGCCGAGGATCTTGGCGTTGAACGGCTTCGGTTCACAGGACCGGCCGCCCGCCCGGCCGCCGGGGGCCTCGGGGTAGTAGTCGGAGTAGCCCTTGACCCAGGTCATCCTCAGCGGTGAATGGTCGAGGACGAAGTCCATGGCTTCCGCGCCGCGGTCGATATAGGTATCGATCCGTTCGGCGGGGACCACGTCGCCGATGATGCTGTGCAGGTACCTGCGGGCTTCCTCGCGGTCGTCGGGACCGCCCGAATCGCGCAGGGCCTTGTTGCCGGGGATCCACACCCCGCCGCCCGAGCGCGCGGTCGATCCACCGTAGTACGGCGCCTTTTCCAGGATCACCACACTCAGCCCGTTGTGCGCGGCGGTGAGGGCGGCGGTCATCCCGGCGGCGCCGCTGCCGACCACCACCACATCGTATTCCCGATCGTTCATGTAGAACACGTTATAGAATAGGGGCGCCGTAGGTCTATGTTGTGTGGCAGAAGACTTGATCCACGGCGTAAACAGCAGGGAAACTCGTTTCAGTTTCTGGTGGAGTGGGGTACATGAGGCACGAATGGGACCTGACCGCCGATGTGGTGGTCGTCGGATACGGCGCGGCGGGCGCGGCAACGGCTCTGCAGGCCACCGAGGACGGGGCCCAGGTGGTCGTCCTGGATCGTTTCACCGGCGGGGGCGCGACCGCGCTCTCCGGCGGCATCATCTACGCAGGCGGCGGCACCTGGGTACAGCGCGCCGGCGGGGTCGAGGACACCCCGGAACTGATGCTGGCCTATCTCGAGCGCGAGGTCGGCGATGCCGTCTCACCCGCGACTCTGCGTCGTTTCGTCGACGACAGTCCCGCCCTGATCGACTGGCTGACCGGGCACGGGGTGCCCTTCGAGGCGTCCCTGTGCCCCTACAAGACCTCCTATCCGAACAACGACTACTACCTCTACTACTCCGGCAGTGAGATCTCGGGCGCCTTCGCCGATATCACCCCCAAACAGCGCGGTCACCGGGTCAAAGGGTGGGGAACCTCGGGAAAGAAACTGTTCGCGCCGCTGGCCGAGTCGGCGGCGCGGCGCGGGGTCCGGGTCGAATCGCTGACCACGGCCACCGCGCTGATCACCGACGATGTCGGCACCGTCGTCGGCGTCGAATGCCGCACTCTGCGCGACGCGCCCGCTCGCGTCAAGGCCCGCTACACCCGGATGGCCGCCGTTGCCGCCAAACCCGGCATCTATTACCCGCCGCTGCGGCGCGCCCTGGAGGAACGACTCGCGCGTCTGGACCACAAGTACGGCGCCACGATCCGGGTGCTGGCCCGCCGGGGAGTGGTGCTGACCGCGGGCGGTTTCATCGCCAACCG
This genomic window contains:
- the kstD gene encoding 3-oxosteroid 1-dehydrogenase is translated as MFYMNDREYDVVVVGSGAAGMTAALTAAHNGLSVVILEKAPYYGGSTARSGGGVWIPGNKALRDSGGPDDREEARRYLHSIIGDVVPAERIDTYIDRGAEAMDFVLDHSPLRMTWVKGYSDYYPEAPGGRAGGRSCEPKPFNAKILGEERFNIHPPYSKAPLNVAVTQADFVRLNLIRRHPKGALRALRVGVRTYWAKFTNKHLMVMGQAVIAGMRKGLMDANVPLLLDTPMTKLIVENGKVTGVEATHNGETVTFTARRGVVLGSGGFEHNAEMRAKYQREPITTEWTTGAATNTGDGIVAGMDAGAAIGFMEDAWWGPTIFKGGKPWFALSERNLPGSIMINPRGERFGNESAPYVEAVHTMYGGEYGQGEGPGENIPTWLVFDQRYRNRYMFASLQPGLKFPSRWMENDLIVKAATLNELAEKIGVPAEKLAATVERFNAFAESGEDEDYGRGDSQYDRYYGDPTVKPNPCLASLVQGPFYAAKMVPGDLGTKGGLVADTAARVLREDGTPIEGLYASGNVSTPVMGHTYAGPGATIGPAIAFGYLAVHDIIDRTKNAA
- a CDS encoding esterase/lipase family protein, producing the protein MKTVFALLARFGVVLAFLGCGSVVAPTAIAHADLAAANPVLVIGGFDADRGILESLRSELSGRGYTAYSMVLPGVPAGSSGTVSIAESAAVIADRVAEIRRSTGGGRVDLVGHSMGGLAQRYYVKSLGGRESVGTYLDFGTPNYGEPLGNLCAPVFPGCGDIAPGSAFLRELNTPPALPPGLPAYHLYSENEGPEREPLPGAVNASVQQFCPGRHVVHRDEPQDKAFQDLIDSALRGGPLATDCPRQFFLSSRPSPLALDSMNSRIG
- a CDS encoding MaoC/PaaZ C-terminal domain-containing protein, which translates into the protein MSIDPKIALGAELPSKEFSWTATDVQLYHLGIGAGHRWTDPAELRYLDDREPQVLPTFATVAHTLRETDPPKVKFPGVDIDLAKVVHGSQEIQVHRPIPSAGKATRTGRISELWDKGSNAVIVQEFTVTGSDGEALWTERSSIFARGEGGFGGERGPSSKAGQPDREPDFDVTTATLPQQALLYRLCGDRNPLHSDPEFAKGAGFPAPILHGLCTYGIICKTATDTVLDSAADRVTGFKARFAGVLFPGETLRSRIWREPGRLTISATAVDRADAPVLGDVELTYAE
- a CDS encoding MerR family transcriptional regulator; amino-acid sequence: MDDETLFPIGVLAARTGLTVKAIRFYADKGIVPATCHSPAGHRLYDTHALARLELVRTLRDLDIDLATVRRILSRETSLSEVAAAHADALDVRIRTLRLRRAVLRAVAQRESNPQEMDLMHKLVNLSEAERHRLVHDFVDDTFGTADAAPAVVELLRSSMPDLPADPTTGQVAAWMELVELVQDEDFRAAVRRMAEYQAKERAAGDDTGLHHELTEAVREAVGRALATGIEPDSDSAVPVVDLLTARYAETFGRADDSELRSWILERLVVADDSRVTRYWQLVSTINGWAPLPDLGPVFAWFGRALRASLRHR